A part of Aegilops tauschii subsp. strangulata cultivar AL8/78 chromosome 2, Aet v6.0, whole genome shotgun sequence genomic DNA contains:
- the LOC109765362 gene encoding peroxidase-like, translating into MAASASCISLVVLVALATAASAQLSPTFYSVSCPGALAAIKSAVTAAVSSDPRMGASLLRLHFHDCFVQGCDASVLLSGNEQNAGPNAGSLRGFGVIDGIKAQVEAVCKQTVSCADILAVAARDSVVALGGPSWTVPLGRRDSTGANAGLANSDLPGPGSSRAQLEAAFLKKGLDTVDMVALSGAHTIGQAQCSSFRSRIYGGDTNINAAYAASLRANCPQSGGNGNLAPLDTTTPNVFDNAYYTDLLSQKGLMHSDQVLFNGDTTDNTVRNFASNPAAFSNAFTTAMIKMGNIAPLTGAQGQIRLSCSKVNS; encoded by the exons ATGGCCGCCTCTGCCTCTTGCATTTCTCTGGTCGTGCTCGTGGCCCTGGCCACGGCGGCGTCGGCGCAGCTGTCCCCGACGTTCTACAGCGTGTCGTGCCCCGGGGCGCTGGCCGCCATCAAGAGCGCCGTCACGGCCGCCGTGAGCAGCGACCCCCGCATGGGCGCGTCGCTGCTCCGGCTGCACTTCCACGACTGCTTCGTCCAG GGCTGCGACGCCTCTGTTCTGCTGTCTGGCAACGAGCAGAACGCGGGCCCGAACGCGGGGTCGCTGAGGGGCTTCGGCGTCATTGACGGCATCAAGGCCCAGGTCGAGGCCGTGTGCAAGCAGACCGTCTCCTGCGCCGAcatcctcgccgtcgccgcccgcgaCTCCGTCGTCGCC CTCGGAGGGCCGTCATGGACAGTTCCTCTGGGGAGAAGGGACTCCACAGGTGCAAACGCGGGGCTGGCAAACAGCGACCTCCCGGGGCCGGGCTCCAGCCGGGCACAGCTCGAGGCCGCGTTCCTCAAGAAGGGCCTGGACACGGTCGACATGGTGGCCCTCTCCGGCGCGCACACCATCGGCCAGGCGCAGTGCAGCTCCTTCCGCTCTCGGATCTACGGCGGCGACACCAACATCAACGCCGCCTACGCCGCGTCGCTCCGGGCCAACTGCCCCCAGTCCGGCGGCAACGGCAACCTGGCGCCGCTGGACACGACGACGCCCAACGTGTTCGACAACGCATACTACACGGACCTCCTGTCCCAGAAGGGGCTCATGCACTCGGACCAGGTGCTGTTCAACGGCGACACCACCGACAACACGGTCCGGAACTTCGCGTCCAACCCGGCGGCGTTCAGCAACGCCTTCACGACGGCCATGATCAAGATGGGCAACATCGC